In Triticum urartu cultivar G1812 chromosome 6, Tu2.1, whole genome shotgun sequence, the following proteins share a genomic window:
- the LOC125517454 gene encoding uncharacterized protein LOC125517454, whose amino-acid sequence MARLYHLTLLSVFFLLIITGLVAADPSGGKVGKKVTMTVQFPPADSPPGGMITISTHYVREDGVHDSHVHLDCDHHEPQLGSAAKYLVRSLEKIRDEEASPSEAYNMPSQWMDVLFELVSGKIRRDLLYYRSIVSARSSFARANNHSVF is encoded by the exons ATGGCTCGGCTCTACCACCTCACCCTCCTCTCCGTCTTCTTTCTGCTCATCATCACCGGCCTCGTGGCTGCCGATCCGTCCGGAGGGAAGGTCGGCAAGAAGGTGACCATGACCGTCCAGTTCCCGCCTGCCGACTCGCCGCCGGGGGGGATGATCACGATCTCAACGCACTACGTCCGCGAGGATGGGGTGCACGACAGCCACGTCCATCTCGACTGCGACCACCACGAGCC CCAGCTCGGTTCGGCCGCAAAATACCTTGTCAGGAGCCTGGAGAAGATACGAGATGAGGAGGCGTCTCCATCCGAG GCCTACAACATGCCCAGTCAGtggatggacgtcctctttgaaTTGGTCTCAGGGAAAATTAGGCGCGATTTACTTTATTATCGTAGCATTGTCTCTGCAAGGAGCTCGTTCGCTCGTGCGAACAATCACTCGGTCTTCTGA